In one window of Skermanella rosea DNA:
- the hypF gene encoding carbamoyltransferase HypF, with protein MVVDPMPVSRSRVRVRGLVQGVGYRPFVHDLAGRYGLTGWVLNDTDGVLLEVQGQDPAGFLDALACRAPPLAQVDRIEVESLAPDPAESGFEIRGSVAAGPARTMIGPDAAVCPDCLAELFDPAARRWRYPFVNCTHCGPRHTITRSLPYDRPQTSMAGFPLCPDCAREYADPNDRRFHAQPIACPACGPRLQIRVEEIVARLRAGEIVAIKGLGGFHLACDAANPGTVTRLRALKQRNGKPFAMMVASLAEARRIAEIGPAEAALLAGPERPVVLVRPRSGAAAAPVAPDLAPDLAWLGLMLPYTPLHYLLFHEAAGRPAGTDWLDAPQGFSLVMTSANPGGEPLVIGNAEAAERLGDIADCVVTHDRDIVARSDDSVARVIGGAPMLIRRARGYVPLGIPLGGPVPPVLALGGHLKNTVCVARGSQAFLSQHLGDLENAATLRFFEETIAHLLDILEVEPAAVAHDLHPDFLSTRHAEALGLPCIPVQHHHAHVAAVAAEYGRSGPIVGLALDGFGLGDDGDSRGGELLRVDGARCDRLGHFAPLAQPGGDAAARQPWRMAAAALHRLGRTDEIAHRFARFGNTALLVQMLDQGLNCPPTTSCGRWFDAACGLLGVRSLSGFEGEAAMVLESLVTRPTVLPGGWTVAGGVLDLMPLLDALRGLPPAAGADLFHGTLAAALVDWALPAVEGAEIALSGGCVMNAVLTEGLIEGFARHGITALVPRRVPANDGGLSLGQAWVAAHHLIR; from the coding sequence ATGGTCGTCGATCCCATGCCGGTAAGCCGCTCCCGCGTGCGTGTCCGGGGTCTGGTCCAGGGGGTCGGGTACCGGCCCTTCGTCCATGACCTTGCCGGACGGTACGGCCTGACGGGCTGGGTACTGAACGATACCGACGGCGTCCTGCTGGAGGTGCAGGGGCAGGATCCCGCCGGTTTCCTCGATGCCCTGGCATGCCGCGCCCCGCCGCTCGCCCAGGTGGACCGCATCGAGGTCGAGTCGCTGGCCCCCGATCCCGCCGAGAGCGGGTTCGAGATCCGCGGCAGCGTCGCCGCCGGTCCCGCGCGCACCATGATCGGACCGGATGCCGCCGTCTGCCCTGACTGCCTGGCCGAACTTTTCGATCCCGCGGCCCGGCGCTGGCGGTATCCCTTCGTCAACTGCACCCATTGCGGGCCGCGCCATACCATCACCCGCTCCCTGCCCTACGACCGGCCCCAGACCTCCATGGCAGGCTTCCCGCTCTGCCCGGACTGCGCCCGCGAGTACGCCGATCCGAACGACCGCCGCTTCCACGCCCAGCCGATCGCCTGCCCCGCCTGCGGGCCCAGACTCCAGATCCGGGTGGAGGAGATCGTCGCGCGCCTCCGCGCCGGGGAGATCGTCGCGATCAAGGGCCTCGGCGGCTTCCACCTCGCCTGCGACGCCGCCAACCCCGGCACGGTCACCCGGCTGCGGGCGCTCAAGCAGCGCAACGGCAAGCCTTTCGCGATGATGGTGGCGAGCCTGGCCGAGGCGCGGCGGATCGCCGAGATCGGTCCCGCCGAGGCGGCGCTCCTGGCGGGCCCCGAGCGGCCGGTGGTGCTCGTCCGCCCGCGGTCCGGCGCGGCCGCCGCGCCGGTCGCACCCGACCTCGCCCCGGACCTCGCCTGGCTGGGCCTGATGCTGCCCTATACGCCCCTGCATTACCTGCTGTTCCACGAGGCCGCAGGACGCCCGGCGGGAACCGACTGGCTGGACGCGCCGCAGGGGTTCTCCCTGGTCATGACCAGCGCCAACCCCGGCGGCGAACCGCTGGTGATCGGCAACGCCGAGGCGGCGGAACGGCTCGGCGACATCGCGGACTGCGTCGTCACCCACGACCGGGACATCGTCGCCCGCAGCGACGACAGCGTCGCGCGGGTGATCGGCGGCGCGCCGATGCTGATCCGCCGCGCCCGGGGCTATGTCCCCCTCGGCATTCCGCTCGGCGGGCCGGTGCCGCCGGTCCTGGCGCTGGGCGGGCACCTCAAGAACACGGTCTGCGTGGCGCGCGGAAGCCAGGCTTTCCTGTCCCAGCACCTGGGCGACCTGGAGAACGCCGCCACGCTGCGCTTCTTCGAGGAGACGATCGCCCACCTGCTGGACATACTGGAGGTCGAACCGGCCGCGGTCGCCCATGACCTGCACCCCGACTTTCTGTCGACCCGCCATGCGGAGGCGCTTGGCCTTCCCTGCATTCCGGTCCAGCACCACCACGCCCATGTGGCGGCGGTCGCGGCCGAGTACGGCCGCTCCGGGCCGATCGTCGGCCTTGCCCTCGACGGCTTCGGCCTGGGCGACGACGGCGACAGCCGGGGGGGAGAGCTGCTGCGGGTGGACGGTGCGCGGTGCGACCGGCTGGGACACTTCGCTCCCCTGGCGCAACCCGGCGGCGACGCCGCGGCGCGCCAGCCCTGGCGCATGGCGGCGGCGGCCCTTCACCGGCTGGGCCGGACCGACGAGATCGCGCATCGCTTCGCGCGGTTCGGCAATACCGCCTTGCTGGTCCAGATGCTCGACCAGGGACTCAACTGCCCGCCGACCACCTCCTGCGGGCGCTGGTTCGATGCCGCCTGCGGCCTGCTGGGCGTGCGCAGCCTGTCGGGATTCGAGGGGGAGGCCGCGATGGTCCTGGAGTCGCTGGTGACGCGACCCACGGTGCTGCCCGGCGGCTGGACCGTCGCCGGCGGCGTGCTCGACCTGATGCCGCTGCTCGACGCGCTCCGCGGCCTTCCTCCCGCGGCCGGGGCCGACCTGTTCCACGGCACCCTGGCCGCGGCCCTGGTCGACTGGGCCCTGCCCGCCGTGGAGGGCGCCGAGATCGCCCTGTCCGGCGGCTGCGTGATGAATGCCGTGCTGACCGAGGGCCTGATCGAGGGCTTCGCCCGGCACGGCATCACCGCCCTGGTGCCGCGCCGGGTGCCCGCGAACGACGGCGGTCTCAGCCTGGGCCAGGCCTGGGTCGCCGCGCACCACTTGATCCGTTAG
- a CDS encoding N-acetylmuramoyl-L-alanine amidase family protein, translated as MLRIGASGLAGLLVPATASAAPTNGPQRKPEPPTAVPSRRLVVIDPGHGGRDPGAIGVRGTLEKEITLDIAREIARRLRGVPGVAAKLTRDTDIFLPLAERVAIARDAGADLFISIHADSAPNRDARGLSAYTLSDKASDDFAFALAKQENLADGSGGIDLRHTRPQVAAILSDLVARHTVTASLMAKSSLVEGAGRSLRLLDNPKRSANFAVLKAPDVPSVLIETGFLSNPRDEDLLRDVAQRRRIADVLSRELADVMTSAPFA; from the coding sequence TTGCTCCGAATCGGGGCCTCCGGTCTGGCGGGCCTTCTCGTGCCCGCGACCGCCAGCGCCGCTCCCACCAACGGACCGCAGCGCAAGCCCGAGCCCCCGACGGCCGTGCCGAGCCGGCGACTCGTGGTGATCGACCCGGGGCATGGCGGCCGCGACCCGGGAGCCATCGGCGTCCGGGGAACGCTGGAGAAGGAGATCACGCTGGATATCGCGCGCGAGATCGCGCGCCGGCTTCGGGGAGTCCCCGGCGTCGCGGCGAAGCTGACGCGGGATACCGATATCTTCCTGCCGCTGGCCGAGCGGGTCGCCATAGCGCGCGACGCCGGGGCCGACCTGTTCATATCGATCCATGCCGACAGCGCGCCCAACCGCGATGCGCGCGGATTGTCCGCCTACACCCTGTCCGACAAGGCGTCGGACGATTTCGCCTTCGCGCTGGCCAAGCAGGAGAACCTGGCCGACGGTTCGGGGGGCATCGACCTGCGGCACACCCGGCCTCAAGTCGCGGCGATCCTGTCCGACCTCGTCGCCCGCCATACCGTCACCGCGTCGCTGATGGCGAAGAGCAGCCTCGTGGAGGGCGCCGGACGCTCGCTCCGTTTGCTCGACAATCCCAAGAGGTCGGCGAACTTCGCGGTCCTGAAAGCGCCCGACGTTCCGTCGGTCCTGATCGAGACCGGTTTCCTGTCCAACCCGCGTGACGAGGATTTGCTGCGCGACGTTGCCCAGCGCCGCCGCATCGCCGACGTGCTGTCGCGAGAGTTGGCCGACGTGATGACAAGCGCCCCGTTCGCGTGA
- a CDS encoding Crp/Fnr family transcriptional regulator: protein MKEREIGDAWKGPPQCRNCGIRDLVLFADLRQTDFSLIHLPIDEVRFKPGESLYHAGDGKPYLFTVREGTVKLVQYLPDGSHRIVRLLRQGAIAGLEALLGEPYAHTATALQPVLTCRIPRAVIDRLSTETPRLHTQLMKRWHQSLQQADDWLTELSTGSARLRLARLLLQMLDATDGDVCHLPIREDVGAMLAITMETASRTVAEFRRAGLIADVGDHLVRCNREGLEDVVAEG from the coding sequence GTGAAGGAGCGGGAGATCGGCGACGCCTGGAAGGGACCTCCGCAATGCCGGAACTGCGGCATCCGGGACCTCGTGCTGTTCGCCGACCTTCGGCAGACCGACTTCAGCCTGATCCACCTGCCGATCGACGAAGTCCGGTTCAAGCCCGGCGAGTCGCTCTACCATGCCGGCGACGGGAAGCCGTACCTGTTCACGGTGCGCGAGGGCACGGTCAAGCTGGTACAGTACCTGCCGGACGGATCCCACCGGATTGTCCGCCTGCTCCGCCAGGGCGCCATAGCCGGTCTTGAAGCCCTGCTCGGCGAGCCCTACGCCCACACCGCGACGGCCCTGCAGCCCGTCCTGACCTGCCGCATCCCGCGGGCGGTGATCGACCGCCTCAGCACCGAGACGCCACGCCTGCACACGCAGCTGATGAAGCGCTGGCACCAGTCGCTCCAGCAGGCCGACGACTGGCTGACCGAGCTGTCGACCGGCAGCGCGCGGCTCCGGCTGGCGCGCCTGCTGCTCCAGATGCTCGATGCTACGGACGGCGACGTGTGCCACCTCCCGATCCGCGAGGATGTCGGCGCGATGCTGGCGATCACCATGGAAACGGCCAGCCGCACGGTCGCCGAATTCCGCCGCGCCGGCCTCATCGCCGATGTCGGCGACCATCTGGTCCGCTGCAACCGCGAGGGGCTGGAGGACGTGGTCGCGGAGGGGTAA
- a CDS encoding HypC/HybG/HupF family hydrogenase formation chaperone has translation MCLALPARIVEIHSDDSATVSLGGVRKQVSTALIEEPAVGDYVIVHVGYALSRLDPAEAERTLALLAALDRPAPGQEPQQEDAAA, from the coding sequence ATGTGCCTCGCCTTGCCCGCCCGGATCGTCGAGATCCACAGTGACGACAGCGCCACGGTGTCTCTCGGAGGCGTGCGCAAGCAGGTCTCCACCGCGCTGATCGAGGAGCCGGCCGTGGGCGACTACGTGATCGTCCATGTCGGCTACGCGCTCTCCAGGCTCGATCCGGCGGAAGCCGAACGGACCCTGGCGCTTCTCGCCGCCCTGGACCGGCCCGCGCCCGGGCAGGAGCCGCAACAGGAGGATGCCGCCGCATGA
- the hypD gene encoding hydrogenase formation protein HypD gives MRYVDEYRDGDLASRVAAAIAAEADPGRHYALMEFCGGHTHAICRYGIEDLLPPNVTMIHGPGCPVCVLPIGRLDMAIELAMRPEVILCTYGDMMRVPGRDRTSLMKAKAGGADIRMVYGSGDALRVARENPGREVVFFAIGFETTAPTTAVALVQAASMGLRNFSVFANHVLTPSAIQAILDSPEVSATGTVRVDGFIGPGHVSTIIGSAPYERFARDYRRPIVVSGFEPLDIMQSVLMLVRQLNGGRCEVENQFNRAVSRDGNGKAQALVERVFELRDSFEWRGLGTIPDSALQIREEFADWDAERRWQLRYVPVADNRACSCAQILRGAKKPLDCAIFGTACTPENPMGSCMVSPEGSCAAYYLYGRWRDTPQRAKTG, from the coding sequence ATGAGATACGTGGACGAATACCGCGACGGTGACCTGGCATCCCGGGTCGCCGCCGCCATCGCCGCGGAGGCCGATCCCGGCCGGCACTATGCCCTGATGGAGTTCTGCGGCGGCCATACCCACGCGATCTGCCGCTACGGCATCGAGGATCTGCTGCCGCCCAACGTCACGATGATCCATGGCCCCGGCTGCCCGGTGTGCGTGCTGCCGATCGGCCGGCTCGACATGGCGATCGAGCTGGCGATGCGGCCTGAGGTGATCCTGTGCACCTACGGCGACATGATGCGGGTGCCCGGCCGCGACCGCACCAGCCTGATGAAGGCCAAGGCCGGGGGTGCGGATATCCGCATGGTCTACGGCAGCGGCGACGCCCTGCGGGTCGCCCGGGAAAATCCCGGCCGCGAGGTCGTCTTCTTCGCGATCGGGTTCGAGACCACGGCCCCGACCACCGCCGTGGCCCTGGTCCAGGCGGCGTCGATGGGCCTCCGCAACTTCAGCGTCTTCGCCAACCACGTGCTCACGCCGTCGGCGATCCAGGCGATCCTGGACAGCCCGGAGGTGTCCGCGACCGGCACCGTGCGGGTCGACGGCTTCATCGGGCCGGGACATGTCAGCACCATCATCGGCTCGGCGCCCTACGAGCGCTTCGCCCGCGACTATCGGCGTCCCATCGTGGTCTCCGGGTTCGAGCCGCTCGACATCATGCAGTCGGTCCTGATGCTGGTGCGCCAGCTCAACGGGGGACGGTGCGAAGTGGAGAACCAGTTCAACCGCGCGGTCTCCCGGGACGGCAACGGCAAGGCCCAGGCCCTGGTGGAACGGGTGTTCGAACTGCGCGACAGCTTCGAATGGCGCGGCCTCGGGACGATCCCGGACAGCGCGCTGCAGATCCGCGAGGAGTTCGCGGACTGGGACGCGGAACGGCGCTGGCAGCTCCGCTACGTCCCCGTCGCCGACAACAGGGCATGCTCCTGCGCCCAGATCCTGCGCGGCGCGAAAAAGCCGCTGGACTGCGCGATCTTCGGCACGGCCTGCACCCCGGAGAATCCCATGGGATCCTGCATGGTCTCGCCGGAAGGCTCCTGCGCAGCGTATTATCTGTACGGCCGCTGGCGCGACACCCCCCAACGGGCCAAGACGGGTTGA
- a CDS encoding IS4 family transposase, translating into MVERSTVRIRRLSNDRIEEARFGRWLNNAKVRLVEMECTIGEQMRARVVGLHVLAIQDTSELNYQAHAGRTRGLGTVGNGRDAGLFVHPVLAVEAESGACLGLVGAQVYARHETAAKHRRALPIESKESMRWLEGAQTAKHYLDTARHVTVVADRESDIYEEWERLPETGFDLLTRACRDRALAGGGYLYAWSDALAVAERFTLDLPERPGKRSARTATLELRYGAVAVKRPRNGTHPGAAPALALRMVDVREVDAPAGEDPVHWRLLTTHQVEDTAKALEIVLWYRRRWTIEQLFRTLKTQGLDIESSQVESADALQRLAFVALVAATHILQLLGVRDGVLVRPIDDTFSAQQVSVLIALQPRLEGRTAARKNPHPPDTLAWAAWFIARLGGWDGYPKSKPAGPITFARGYARFATMCEGVALRQKIC; encoded by the coding sequence ATGGTCGAGCGCTCGACCGTCCGCATTCGGCGTTTGTCGAACGACCGGATCGAAGAGGCTCGCTTCGGGCGTTGGCTGAACAATGCCAAGGTAAGACTGGTGGAAATGGAATGCACGATCGGCGAGCAGATGCGGGCGCGCGTCGTCGGCCTGCATGTTCTGGCCATCCAGGACACCAGCGAATTGAACTATCAGGCCCATGCCGGACGAACGCGGGGCCTGGGCACCGTGGGCAATGGCCGGGACGCCGGGCTGTTCGTCCATCCGGTGCTGGCGGTCGAGGCCGAAAGCGGAGCTTGTCTGGGACTTGTCGGAGCGCAGGTCTACGCCCGTCATGAAACCGCGGCCAAGCACCGTCGGGCTCTGCCGATCGAGAGCAAGGAATCGATGCGCTGGCTGGAGGGCGCGCAGACAGCCAAGCACTATCTCGATACGGCCCGGCACGTCACGGTCGTCGCCGACCGCGAAAGCGACATCTACGAGGAATGGGAGCGGCTGCCGGAAACGGGTTTCGATCTTCTGACGCGGGCCTGCCGCGACAGGGCGCTGGCCGGAGGCGGCTACTTATACGCCTGGAGCGACGCGCTGGCGGTGGCGGAGCGCTTCACGCTGGACCTTCCCGAACGCCCCGGCAAGCGCTCGGCCCGCACGGCGACCCTGGAACTGCGCTACGGCGCGGTCGCGGTGAAACGGCCCAGGAACGGGACACACCCCGGCGCCGCACCGGCGCTCGCCCTTCGAATGGTCGATGTTCGCGAAGTGGACGCCCCCGCCGGAGAAGACCCGGTACATTGGCGGCTGCTGACGACACATCAGGTCGAGGACACCGCAAAAGCCTTGGAAATCGTGCTTTGGTACCGGCGGCGCTGGACCATCGAGCAGCTTTTCCGTACTCTCAAGACGCAGGGGCTGGATATCGAGTCGAGCCAGGTCGAAAGCGCCGACGCCCTTCAGCGGCTGGCTTTCGTCGCCCTGGTCGCCGCCACGCACATCCTGCAACTGCTCGGCGTTCGCGACGGCGTCCTGGTTCGCCCGATCGACGACACTTTCTCCGCACAGCAGGTCAGCGTCCTGATCGCCCTACAACCACGTCTGGAAGGCCGCACCGCCGCCCGCAAAAACCCACATCCGCCCGACACGCTGGCTTGGGCCGCATGGTTTATCGCCCGTTTGGGCGGCTGGGACGGCTATCCCAAATCCAAGCCGGCTGGACCCATCACTTTTGCCAGAGGCTACGCCCGTTTCGCAACAATGTGCGAGGGCGTAGCTCTCCGGCAAAAGATCTGTTGA
- the otnI gene encoding 2-oxo-tetronate isomerase → MPKFAANLSMMFQEHDFLDRFGAAAKCGFRGVEYLFPYEWPAADIKRALDDAGLEQVLFNMPPGDWAGGERGMAAIPGREAEFAETVEKAIEYARVLDCPRLHAMAGIVHAGIDREEAEAVYVSNLRHAADAAARHGITLLAEPINSRDMPGYFLNTSTAGRKIMAAVSRPNLKLQFDIYHTQIMEGDLAERLRQNLEAIGHIQIAGTPGRHEPNIGEINYPFLFNLIDEIGYTGWIGCEYRPRAETRAGLGWAKEYGITAR, encoded by the coding sequence ATGCCCAAATTCGCCGCCAATCTGTCCATGATGTTCCAGGAGCACGACTTCCTGGACCGCTTCGGCGCCGCCGCCAAATGCGGCTTCCGGGGAGTCGAATACCTGTTCCCTTACGAATGGCCCGCCGCCGATATCAAGCGGGCGCTCGACGACGCGGGGCTCGAGCAGGTGCTGTTCAACATGCCCCCCGGCGACTGGGCCGGCGGCGAGCGCGGCATGGCGGCCATCCCGGGGCGGGAAGCGGAGTTCGCCGAGACGGTGGAAAAGGCGATCGAGTACGCGCGCGTGCTGGACTGCCCGCGGCTTCATGCCATGGCCGGCATCGTGCATGCGGGGATCGACCGGGAGGAGGCTGAGGCCGTCTACGTCTCCAACCTGCGCCATGCCGCCGATGCGGCCGCCCGGCACGGCATCACCCTGCTGGCCGAACCGATCAACAGCCGGGACATGCCGGGCTATTTCCTGAACACCTCGACCGCGGGCCGCAAGATCATGGCCGCCGTCTCTCGCCCCAACCTGAAGCTGCAGTTCGATATCTATCACACGCAGATCATGGAAGGTGACCTAGCGGAGCGACTGCGCCAGAACCTGGAGGCGATCGGCCATATCCAGATCGCCGGAACACCCGGCCGGCACGAGCCGAACATCGGCGAGATCAACTATCCGTTCCTGTTCAACCTTATCGACGAGATCGGCTATACCGGATGGATCGGCTGCGAGTACCGGCCGCGCGCCGAAACCCGGGCCGGCCTCGGCTGGGCGAAGGAGTACGGCATCACCGCCAGATGA
- the purU gene encoding formyltetrahydrofolate deformylase: MTARYILTISCPDTVGIVAAVSGFLAERGCNIIDSAQFGDRTSDLFFLRIFLAAPEEGPDREALAAQFAEVARRFGMTWHLHDAERPQRLLILVSKFGHCLNDLLYRYRVGGLNVEIPAIVSNHRDFYQLAAWHNVPFHYLPVKPDNKAEQEARLWEIIEQERIDLVVLARYMQVLSPELCERLAGRAINIHHSFLPSFKGAKPYHQAFARGVKLIGATAHYVTSNLDEGPIIEQEVERVDHTRTPDDLVEVGRDVESVVLARAVKYHIEHRVLLNGSKTVVFR, encoded by the coding sequence ATGACCGCCCGCTACATCCTGACCATTTCGTGCCCGGACACAGTCGGCATCGTCGCGGCCGTATCCGGCTTCCTGGCGGAGCGGGGCTGCAACATCATCGACAGCGCCCAGTTCGGCGACCGGACCAGCGACCTGTTCTTCCTGCGCATCTTCCTGGCCGCTCCGGAGGAAGGCCCCGACCGCGAAGCCTTGGCAGCCCAGTTCGCCGAGGTCGCCCGCCGGTTCGGAATGACCTGGCACCTGCACGACGCGGAGCGACCGCAGCGACTGCTGATCCTGGTCTCGAAATTCGGCCACTGCCTGAACGACCTGCTCTACCGCTACCGGGTCGGCGGATTGAACGTGGAGATCCCGGCGATCGTGTCGAACCATCGCGACTTCTACCAGCTCGCGGCCTGGCACAACGTCCCGTTCCATTATCTGCCCGTCAAGCCCGACAACAAGGCGGAGCAGGAGGCGCGGCTGTGGGAGATCATCGAGCAGGAGCGCATCGATCTGGTCGTGCTGGCGCGCTACATGCAGGTGCTCTCGCCCGAGCTGTGCGAGCGGCTGGCCGGGCGCGCGATCAATATCCACCACTCGTTCCTGCCCAGCTTCAAGGGCGCCAAGCCCTATCACCAAGCCTTCGCCCGCGGCGTCAAGCTGATCGGGGCGACCGCCCACTACGTGACGTCCAACCTGGACGAAGGTCCGATCATCGAGCAGGAGGTCGAGCGCGTCGACCACACCCGCACGCCGGACGACCTGGTCGAGGTCGGCCGCGACGTGGAGAGCGTCGTGCTGGCCCGCGCCGTCAAGTACCACATCGAGCACAGGGTCCTGCTCAACGGCAGCAAGACGGTGGTGTTCCGGTAG
- the hypE gene encoding hydrogenase expression/formation protein HypE, with protein sequence MMQDDRRPFTRKLDLKNGQVDMSHGSGGKAMAQLVEELFGAAFDNSLLARRNDQAVFDPPAGRLAVTTDSYVVSPLFFPGGDIGSLAIHGTVNDLAMAGARPLYLTAGFIIEEGFALRDLARIVASMAAAAAEAGVAIVTGDTKVVERGKGDGVFINTTGIGAVPPGVAPSGDRARPGDAVLVSGFVGDHGVAIMSTRENLSFETTIASDSAALHGLVAAMVDAVPDIHVLRDPTRGGLATTLNEIARQSGVGMLLDERAIPIRGEVAAACELLGLDPLYVANEGKLVAICAPGDAARLLDTMRGHPLGIDAAAIGTVIDDDHRFVQLQTTFGGKRIVDWLAGEQLPRIC encoded by the coding sequence ATGATGCAGGACGATCGCCGGCCTTTCACCCGCAAGCTCGACCTGAAGAACGGCCAGGTCGACATGAGCCACGGCAGCGGCGGCAAGGCCATGGCCCAGCTGGTCGAGGAGCTGTTCGGTGCCGCCTTCGACAATTCGCTGCTGGCTCGCCGCAACGACCAGGCGGTCTTCGACCCGCCGGCTGGCCGGCTGGCGGTCACCACCGACAGCTATGTGGTCTCTCCCCTGTTCTTCCCGGGCGGCGACATCGGCTCGCTGGCGATCCACGGAACGGTCAACGACCTGGCGATGGCCGGCGCCCGGCCGCTCTACCTGACGGCGGGATTCATCATCGAGGAGGGCTTCGCGCTCCGCGATCTCGCCCGGATCGTCGCCTCGATGGCGGCTGCGGCGGCCGAAGCCGGCGTCGCGATCGTGACCGGCGACACCAAGGTGGTCGAGCGCGGCAAGGGCGACGGCGTCTTCATCAACACGACCGGCATCGGCGCGGTGCCGCCGGGCGTGGCCCCGTCCGGCGACAGGGCACGGCCGGGCGACGCCGTCCTGGTCAGCGGCTTCGTCGGCGACCACGGCGTCGCGATCATGTCCACGCGCGAGAACCTCAGCTTCGAGACGACCATCGCCTCCGACAGCGCGGCGCTCCATGGTCTGGTGGCGGCCATGGTCGACGCCGTTCCCGACATCCACGTGCTGCGCGACCCGACGCGCGGCGGCCTCGCGACCACGCTCAACGAGATCGCGCGGCAATCCGGGGTCGGGATGCTGCTCGACGAACGGGCGATCCCGATCCGCGGGGAAGTCGCCGCCGCCTGCGAGCTTCTGGGCCTGGATCCTCTTTATGTGGCGAACGAGGGCAAGCTGGTCGCGATCTGCGCACCCGGGGATGCCGCCCGGCTGCTGGACACCATGCGAGGCCATCCGCTGGGGATCGACGCCGCGGCCATCGGCACGGTCATTGACGACGACCATCGCTTCGTGCAACTGCAGACGACATTCGGCGGAAAGCGCATCGTGGACTGGTTGGCCGGCGAGCAGCTGCCCCGGATCTGTTGA
- a CDS encoding BON domain-containing protein: MRSRARFPLFVLGTLAIAALPGCAPLVVGGAATTAVVAASQERGLGGAISDTEIQAQINHYWFQHSVEMHSRLGMTVNQGTVLLTGRARTPEERLDAVRLAWQANGVREVINEIVVDDASTLGDSTRDTWISTQLRGKLLFDREVSSINYSIETVNGVVYLMGNARDPAELERVTGHARSLPYVKRVVSYVR; this comes from the coding sequence TTGAGGTCTCGCGCGCGTTTTCCGCTGTTCGTCCTGGGAACCCTGGCCATCGCCGCCCTGCCGGGGTGCGCACCGCTCGTCGTCGGCGGCGCCGCCACCACCGCGGTCGTCGCGGCCTCGCAGGAGCGGGGACTGGGCGGCGCCATCAGCGATACCGAGATCCAGGCGCAGATCAATCATTACTGGTTCCAGCACAGCGTCGAGATGCATTCGCGCCTCGGCATGACGGTCAACCAGGGCACCGTCCTCCTGACCGGGCGCGCCAGGACGCCCGAGGAGCGGCTCGATGCCGTCCGACTTGCCTGGCAGGCGAACGGCGTTCGCGAAGTGATCAACGAAATCGTCGTGGACGACGCCTCGACGCTGGGCGATTCCACCCGCGACACCTGGATCAGCACCCAGCTGCGCGGCAAGCTCCTGTTCGACCGCGAGGTCTCGTCGATCAACTACTCGATCGAGACGGTCAACGGCGTCGTCTACCTGATGGGCAACGCGCGCGATCCGGCCGAACTGGAGCGGGTGACCGGCCATGCCAGGTCGTTGCCCTATGTGAAGCGCGTCGTGAGCTATGTCCGCTGA
- a CDS encoding endonuclease domain-containing protein, with product MTTTQARELRSRMTDAERRLWSLLRDRRLDGCKFRRQHPIGRYVADFACVERMLIVEADGGQHADEPADQRRTDWLNSQGWRVIRFWNTDILRNTEGVVTAIREALECEASQ from the coding sequence ATGACGACGACGCAAGCCCGCGAACTCCGATCCCGCATGACCGACGCGGAAAGACGACTCTGGTCCCTGTTGCGGGATCGCCGCCTGGACGGGTGCAAGTTCCGCAGACAGCACCCGATCGGCCGATACGTTGCCGATTTCGCCTGCGTAGAGCGGATGTTGATCGTAGAAGCTGACGGCGGACAGCATGCCGATGAGCCGGCCGACCAGCGACGCACCGATTGGCTGAACAGCCAGGGATGGCGAGTGATACGGTTCTGGAACACCGATATCCTGCGTAACACCGAGGGTGTCGTCACCGCGATTCGGGAGGCTCTCGAATGTGAGGCAAGCCAATAG